The Bacteroidota bacterium DNA segment GCAATTACAAGTTCATTGTTATGCGTTGTATGTATTTCCTTTATTTTTATTAGCGCAAATAAGTATCCACAAGAAGCAGGGAATCTTGAAACTGTTTCAATTACCACAGCAAATACTTACTTTAAAAATTACATACGCAATGCGAGAAAAAGCAATACTGTTCTTAAAGGCATGGTAATAAGTGCAGAACAGTTAAATGCCATTACACTTCTCAGCACTAATAATCCTGCACTCAATTCCATCAGAATTTATTATGCAAAAGATGCTGCCGGATCAGATGCTTCTCTCATTGTAGGTGTAGATGTTGCCGGAAATGATTTAGTAAATACTATTTATTGTACTAAACGATTCAACACAGGATTATGCCCGCCGGTGTGTGATGTAATCAGCCCTATTATTTCTGAAAGATAAAGTCAAATAGTTTTTCCTAAGATTAATATTCAAGCAATTTGAAAGTTGAGTTTAATTGTGAATGCTTGTAATTTAAATTAAGAAAATTAATACTACATTTATTTCGTGAACAATTATTTAATCATTAAAAACCAACTAATGAAAAAGTCAAAAACAATTACCTTTTACAAAAGACTTGCTATTGCAAGTTCTCTGTTATGTGTGTTAAGTGTATCCTTTATTTTTATCAGTGCAAACAAATACAATCCTATTCCGGGAAATAATGAATCTATTTCTATTACCAAGGCAAATACATACGTCAAAAATTATATGCGCAGTGCTTCGGCAACAAATGCTATACTTAAAGGCACTATAATAGATGTAGATCAGTTGGATGCAATAGATATTATCCGCAATGAAAATCCCGATGCTGCTTCTTTCAGAATTTATTTTGCAAAAGATGATGCTGGTGCCGATGCTTCTGTAATTGTAGGTGTGGATGATTCAGGAAATGATCTTACGAATTCCATTTATAGTACCTCAAGAAAAACATCCGGAGTATGTCCCCCGGTTTGTGATAATAATGGTAAAATAAATTCTGATAATTAATTCAGATTAATTCTACTATAAAATAAAAACCCCGCAACAACGGGGTTTTTTACTAATACCAATATGATCAGTAATGAGTTTTTTTTCATTGTCAACTGTCCATTGTCAACTTTCAATTGCTTACATCTTCACCCATTTCTGCACTGCCCTACCTTGTTCGGTTATTACTTCTGTAAAATAAATGCCGGGTGGCAAGTGAGAAATATCTGCCTGATTATTTTGAAAATTTACAGGCATTAATTCTCCCACTAAATTAAATGTTTGGATGGTGTAATTATTTTCTTTTAATGGTAATTGTATTTGAAGAATGGTAGTGGCGGGGTTGGGGGAAATTTTAAAAATGCTATTAGATGTATTTCCATTTTCCATAATTGAAACAGGATCGCTAAAATTTTTATACAGTTTACGGCTTGAACCAAAAAAACAAGAATCCACATTCCAGCAATCAATTGCAGTAATTTTTCCTGCTGGCATACTGTCTATTGTATTTTCTATCCATGTTTCACCACCATTTTCTGTAAAATAAACTTTATTCTCAGGGTATATCCATTCTGCAAGATAGCCGACTGAATCATTAAGAAATTTCATAGATTCAAAACTTCCACCAGGAACATGTTTTTTTAAAGTATCCCAAGTTTCTCCTTGATCAAGCGATTTAATTATATTGGCATAATTAAAAGTATAAAGTACATTTGAACTTGTAAATTCAATATCCATTCCCTGATATAATAACTTTTTTAATTCCCAATCAATACCACCATTCGTAGTTTTATAAACTCCCATTTCGACTCCTTCTGAACAACAGTATGGGGTACCATGAATTGCAATACAAGTATCTGCATTTATGCAATCAATATCTGCGACTTGCTGATAAAAATTCAACTCTGCCGGACGCACTTGTTCTAGTGTAATAAAATTATTTTTAGTATATAAAACTTTCCCTTCATAATATCCTTCACCTGCTGTAAGATAAATATGACCGGGTGCAGCTATGCAAAGATTATTGGTTGCAGGCGAATATTCACCTACTACAGGTATTACTGCTTCCCATGTTTCTCCACCATCTTCGGTTGCGAGGCAGGCACCAGTGCCTGCAGCTTTTGATACATATCCAAAATTCTCATTTAAGAATTCAATATCATAAAAACCAGCTCCATCAGCACCTGCTGTGTCATATATCATTATCCATGAATTTCCAAAATCAATACTTTTAAATATTTGATATTCACGGCTTACAAAAATTGTTGATTCATTTACAATTTCAATATCATAAATATTACTACTTAATTCCGGAAATTCATGATAAAATTCCCATTGACTTTTTACTTCTGATGAAATGAGTAATGTTGTCAGCAGAAGGTATATATATATTTTCATAATTTAATGAATTGCTTTGTTATTCTGCTCCCACAGAGTTACCACCCTTAGGTGAATCTCTGTGGATATTGATTAAGAGCGTTATAAAGTTTTCCGTTCCCGCATCGTCTCCCTTGCGCAGCTTGGGGACGATGCGGAGGTTAACGATTTATATTTTATAAATGCCTTCATAATTTCATTTTACATTTTCACCCATTTCTGCACCGCCCTGCCTTTTTCGGTAATTACTTCTGTAAAATAAATGCCGGGTGGTAAGTGAGAAATATCTGCCTCATTATTTTTAAAATTTACTGGCATTAATTCTCCTACTAAATTGAAGGTTTGGATTGTGTATGTATTTTCTTTTAGAGATAATTGTAGATTAAGAATGGAAGTGGCGGGGTTGGGAAATAAATGCAATGATATCAGGTTTTCATTTAAAATATTTATGGTTAAATCCGGTGCACTTGCATTCACGGATTTATATATTGTGTTGGTAGTAAGTATGAAGCAGGTATCATCATCCAAACAATATATATCTCGATATCCAAAATCAATATCTGATAAGCTAAAATCAGTTCGATACCAATTCAATCCACCATCATTTGTTTTAGCTAAACTTCTTAGACTGCTATCATCAAACAAAATATCTGAAACAAATAAAAATCCTGATAAATTGTTAATAAAATATTGTATCCCTTCATAACGATATTTATAAACTATACCAATATTTATTTCATGGAAACTCCAATTAAGGCCTCCATTTGTTGTACTACAAAAACCATCGTAACCCCAGCCAAATCCAGTATTTGAATCTGTAAATTGCATAAAATAGGTAGGTCCATACATATCATCATTACTAAACCATGAGTAGCCTCCATTAGTAGTTTTATATACCGTTCCTATATTATCCCAACCAATTATTTCACCACAAACATAACCCGTGTCTTCGTTAACCATAGTAATAACACTTGTTACACCTGTAGCTTCTATCAATGAAAAACTTGATAGTGTTCCATAAGGATAATTACCTTGAAATACATAAATAGGAGCATCATCCGTAATAGCAACTGATTTATGCAAACTGATATAATCTATATCAGTTAAGGGTAGTAATGATTCCACATTTGTTGGGTATTTTATCCAGGTAATACCTCTATTTGTTGTAACAAAAAGACTATCAAATTCATAATTGCAACAAATGACAGCAGAAGAATCTGAAACGACATCCGCAAATTGAAAGTAAACATTATCCATAAATTGTTCTTCCCAATTATTACCACCATCATAAGTAATAATTAGACTATTATAGGTTATTATAAAACCTGTGTCTTGATTAAAAAAAAATAATTCTTTAAAAGAAGGAGATCCTTCCCTATGAAAAACTGGTTCCCATTGACAAAAACCATAGGAACAATTTAACAGAAAAAAAATTAGAATTAATAATTTATTCATAATTCAATTTTATTAAGGATTTTGTGAAGATTTCTGCTTCTGTTATAAATTTTATTAAATAAAATCCTTCACTTAATTTAATAATATCAATAGATTTACTTTCCGTTCCCGCAACGTCTCCCTTGCGCAGCTTGGGGACGTTGCGGTGGTTATTGATTTATAATTTGCAAATTCCTTCATAATTTCATTTTACATCTT contains these protein-coding regions:
- a CDS encoding T9SS type A sorting domain-containing protein: MKIYIYLLLTTLLISSEVKSQWEFYHEFPELSSNIYDIEIVNESTIFVSREYQIFKSIDFGNSWIMIYDTAGADGAGFYDIEFLNENFGYVSKAAGTGACLATEDGGETWEAVIPVVGEYSPATNNLCIAAPGHIYLTAGEGYYEGKVLYTKNNFITLEQVRPAELNFYQQVADIDCINADTCIAIHGTPYCCSEGVEMGVYKTTNGGIDWELKKLLYQGMDIEFTSSNVLYTFNYANIIKSLDQGETWDTLKKHVPGGSFESMKFLNDSVGYLAEWIYPENKVYFTENGGETWIENTIDSMPAGKITAIDCWNVDSCFFGSSRKLYKNFSDPVSIMENGNTSNSIFKISPNPATTILQIQLPLKENNYTIQTFNLVGELMPVNFQNNQADISHLPPGIYFTEVITEQGRAVQKWVKM
- a CDS encoding T9SS type A sorting domain-containing protein — its product is MNKLLILIFFLLNCSYGFCQWEPVFHREGSPSFKELFFFNQDTGFIITYNSLIITYDGGNNWEEQFMDNVYFQFADVVSDSSAVICCNYEFDSLFVTTNRGITWIKYPTNVESLLPLTDIDYISLHKSVAITDDAPIYVFQGNYPYGTLSSFSLIEATGVTSVITMVNEDTGYVCGEIIGWDNIGTVYKTTNGGYSWFSNDDMYGPTYFMQFTDSNTGFGWGYDGFCSTTNGGLNWSFHEINIGIVYKYRYEGIQYFINNLSGFLFVSDILFDDSSLRSLAKTNDGGLNWYRTDFSLSDIDFGYRDIYCLDDDTCFILTTNTIYKSVNASAPDLTINILNENLISLHLFPNPATSILNLQLSLKENTYTIQTFNLVGELMPVNFKNNEADISHLPPGIYFTEVITEKGRAVQKWVKM